Part of the Misgurnus anguillicaudatus chromosome 25, ASM2758022v2, whole genome shotgun sequence genome, ctctaagaaacacaagggggagctgcagcgcttgtataaacaagacagtatcagattacttttaaatatgtgttatctgtattaatatttactgccagatatttcatttaaataatcataacaatgtgtgaaaattatttaataaacaaagaaaaaaaatgtatgagaatttaATTCacagcaataaaacagacaaataatcGTCacatttattagacaattatatgtcagccaaatttcataattgtgacagccctaaccaCAATACCCCTTTTCACCAATAAATGTagataaacatataaaatatatatattattgttgTCTTTTACTCCAATAATATTCTTATTGGTTATAATAAAGTGCAAAATGCACTAAACAAAGCTTCTTATACACGGGACCACAATGTTAAATCtttattgatttgcattttGGGCATCATTGTTTGCTAGCAGGGACAACACTGTCAACCAGTGCACAGCCGGAGCACAACACGCATTCTCCAGTCCACAGGCAAACACATTTTATCCAGAACGAACTCCCCCACCCATCCGTTTTTCTGTGAAATCATCTTTACGGAAGACTGCCTTCTCTGTGTAAATGATCAGGGGTTAAAGAGTGCACGAGCCGTGACACTAAAGTTAGAGCTGAACTTTGAATGCCCTCCCTGTAGGGAAAAGAAATGAGCAGGGCTACAGCTAGTTTAGGCAAACATGAAAACATCCGTTCAGTCTTTACCGTTTGTCAACATGCAGTGCACCTCAGGGGTCTCGTTTCGAAAATCTCAGTCgttcatattttaatattagttTTAATCATctgttttagtttgtttttatgatgcatatattatttttattttgtttgtgttcaaAATTTGAACATCCACAGaacttttttgctaaaaaataagaaataaatgaagagtttagatgcaaaacccatctaaagttttcttgtaaattagtgTTTTTATCAGGCACTGGTTTAGGTTCAATAATTTCACTTTAGTGGAAATTAAAAGATTATTAGGCAGCAATtaaaatttgactgtctttcgctgcaaaaccctctaagtgcatgctaGTTTTATGGCAAAAACCTCCAATTCTACAaccaaaaaaacactttggcTTAGTTGCAAAATCACCAAATATGCAAACAATGAAATTCATGTGGCTGCCATATttgggttgtattcaggtccaagagTCCCAAGTTTGCTCATCCCATTCTCCTTCCATGCACTTAAGAGGATTTTGCTGAAAAATCGACGTGGCATTTagcggattctgccaacaacaaaccagtattttttgaatggcctgaggcGGGGATTAAATGTATTTGAAGTGAAGGTATTTAATGAAAATATACTACAGGCCGAGGGCATTCTGTCAATGTCATCATCTTATTTTGGACTCAAATGCCGTTTAACGGCTTTTgtatctgagctcttcaaatgctttaaaggggacaaaacttttttaagatgtcaaataaatctttggtgtccccagaatacgTATGTGAagatttagctcaaaatatcatatagataacttattattataacatattaaaattgtcactttgtaggtgtgagcaaaaatgagCCGTTTTGGGTgggtcctttaacatgcaaatgagctgatctctgtactaaacgGCAGtactgtggttggatagtgcagattaaggggcggtattatccccttctgacatcatcagggagccaaatttcaatgacttattttttcacacgcttgtgtggaatggtttaccaaaactaagttactgggttgatctttttcacattttctaggttgacaaaagcattggggacccaattatatcacttaagcccgggatacactgcacgatttttgccctcctataagatcattaccttatcatactgtgcgacatgtatcgtttaaactcgtGTACGAGAGGCATGTACACTGTAAGATGATGATGCGGAAGCTTCGGCAgcagcgtcacacgttgcgcaacgtcaccagcatgcgctcgtggtacaCAAATACCGgtgcgcaggtcgtagcagcaaacacactgtcgtaggctatctttggacgcaagaccaggaaaacggccatctttgaacctctctcactgtaagacataggaccaccgatgaagagccacgatcacagaaatctgTTTCACGTTGGCagtctttcgtctgggacagccaataatcatgcagtgtatcccaggctttaaacatggaaaaagtcagattttcatgttatgtcccctttaactgcACAGCCCTTTGTAGAGCCAAAAAGGTTTTTTTCATGGCATTGCTACGCTttttagcacctttatttttaagagtggcCTTGACAAAAATACACTTTCAGAAATTTCTTATTCTGAAAATAAAATCAGAAtttataaaaacagaaaaagtgtGCCAATGAAATGTGCCTCAAATGCGTAACCAAAtttaaaatgcatcttaattgtGGACCAatatgatgtcattaatattacatttacgGTCCCTAAATGCAAACTTTGATAAGACCCTCTGGCCTAATAAGCAGTTATTTTTTTGAAGTATGCGCCGATAGTTAAAAACCAGAGATTATTGTATTACAAAATCGGACCACTTCTTTATTTAGGTCATACGTTTTGTCTCGTAGTACATTTAGTtgccaataaaaaaaaaaatcagctgCACCCGCCCTGTAAGAATGATCAAGCCAGCTGCCGGTCTATCCCATAATTCCAGTTGGTAACCATTCCAAATCTGCCTAGGAACAGGAAGTGGAACAGCAACTTTTTGCCAATTGTAAACAGACACTCGTCTGAAAGTTTTAACTCACTCGTCTGAAGCAGACATTTTTCTTTGTGATCAACcacccagaaaaaaaaacaatggtatGTGAAGTTTGTAAACAAAACGTTTTTCTTTCAGGCAGTCAAGCGTGAAAAAGTTCACCGTTTGCTAACATTCAGATGGTTGCGTGAGATTGGGGTTATTATCCTAATCATTGTGTTACAGCTTTCTTCTAGAAGACAATAATGAGGTTGTTAACCAATAAGCCCTGAAACGCTGGCAGACCTTCGAGTGAATCACGTTCAGACAGGTCCCAGGCCAGCACGCATTGAGTTCAGCGCAAAACACAACCGTTCTGTGTCCTCTCCTTCCCACTTACGTTTCACCAgacataataaaaacaaagcacACGCTCCTGCAAACAGAATCAGGTCACCGGGAATGTAttttggtgtttgcgttttgGAAAAAGAATGTACGCAAGCCTCACCAGGACGTTTTTCCGCAATGTGCAACAACAGAGATCCTGGATGGGATGCTTCCTTATAGTCCTGTGTCTACTTTTAATGTGGTTTAGTGTAGATTATTCCACATCAGCAGATTTGAGAAACaggtttttaaaatgtctcagaCAGATGTTATAAAACAAAAGCCTGCAAGTTACATCAGACACTCACTTGTTGACTCATGCCTTGATATATGGAGATAAACATTACACATTACATAACGTGGACTTCATGGAAAAGCTTCCAAATGTttggaatatatatttttaaatacgccAGGAATAGAAATTCTAGATAAGGTAAGCCATCTGGTGCATTCAGTGCATGTTAAAATGGAGACATGCATTATTTGTAGGCCATAAACTAAAAGGCAAAGGAAGTGGCAAGGTGAGACAGTATCATACCTGCGTGGACGGGTTCGTGGTGACATCATCTCATTGCCCAACACGTGGTAGCGCCTGGCTTCGTGCAGAAGCTGATAGCACTCCGGAGCGTTTTGGATCAACTGGTCACCTTCAACTGTCTGGACAAAATAATTGGGATGCAGCAGGGGCAGTCGGACGTGGTTGAGAAGGTCCTTCAGCATGATCCTGCGTTGGTCCACGCTAAAATACACCCAACGCATCACTGCCTCAAAAACCGTTTCCTCCTTTCCAGTGACCAAGTCATCACTGGCGAGGTACTCCTCCAACTCTTCCTTACGCAAGTCTAGAAACTCCTCATGCAAGGCCACGTCGGCAAAGCTCTGCAGTGCGTAAGAACGGCAACGGCTGGCGAGCTGCTTCAGGGAGTGCGCCTCAGCGAATCGCTGGATCCCCAAACAGTTGCAAGGGTCGAGCTGGTCCTCCAAAAACTTGGCGCAGGCATCGCGCAGCGTGGCGATCTGAAAGAGGCTGGAGGTCTCGAAGAGGAACTGAACGTTGTCCGTGGTGATTTGAGCACGTCCGGTGTAGACGTACTGCAGGAAGGTGTCCATGGCTTCGGCACGGATGCCATTGATCTCCACCAACATCTCACGGCTCTCCCGGTGATCGTTGCAGAACATGGCACGGAAGTAGCTGCTGCATGCCGACAGCACGGCGCGGTGACACGGGAACTCACGGCCTTCCACGCTGATCACCACATCGGTGAAGAGGCGTCCGTCACGAAACTCATTGAACATCTGCAGGATGCTCTCTGAATGGCACGGGCCAGAGGAGAAATCGAACACATCATGATTACTGAGAGACTTGCTGTCCATCTCCAAAACCTTTCGCTTGACTGCTGGAGACTCACGGACACCAGAGTCCTCCCGGTTCAGTCTTCTGCCCAGAATAAGTACCATTGCTGTCAAACCAGTGAGGCCCAAGGCCCTGTAGACAATATAGAAAGATGCTTCTgctgaaaatgaaaacagaacaTCATATGAACTTCATACGTACTACCACAAGTATTGCATTTTTCATATTGTTGTCTCCTTAAGATGCACCACTATGTTTTACTCACTGTTGTAAGACACTTTGGATGATAAATGCCTAAATTTAAAGGTAACCTGCAAATTAGATGTGACAAAAGAATTTGTTTATGCACTTGGCACACGCTTTTATCCGAAGTGCATTTAGggtatacattttttcatcAGTATGTGTCTTGCCTGTAAACATGCGGTTTTACCTGATAATAAACTTAAAATAGCAGATATGCCTAACACCACATTAGGCTTTTTACTGTAGGGTAAAGGTAAAAAATTCATAGGAATgtgtgcataaaataaaattggCATGTTGCCCAAAAACTAGattaaacattacattttaatattttttcttaaccCTTAAATGCATATCTTAGGTCTGTAGAGAACAAAAAATGTCATATGTTTGTCTAGTTTTTGGGCAACATGATACCCCCTTGGGTACATCCACcccccctcaaaaaaaaaaaaaaaaatcatgacaaCCAATCTCAACTTTGTATAACTTCCGAAGTGACTTGAAGTGCATTTAGGGTATACATTTTTCATCAGTATTtgtgtttcctttaaacatctgGTTTTACCTGATAATAAGCTTAAAATAGCAGACATGCCTAACACCCTATTAGGCTTTTTACTGTAGGGTAAAGGTAAAAATTAGAGGCGCAATTTCACAGGAATATGTGCACAAAACAAATTTGGCATGTTGCCTAAAAACTAgataaacattacattttcatatttttgtaatatgCATATCTTAAATGCATTATCTTAGGTCTGTTGAGAAAAAAAAAGAGTCATATGTTTGTCTAATTTTTTGGCAACATGACCCCCCCACACCAAGGTTATTTTCGTaaacgaaaactgaaactaagactaaaactatcagctaaaaaacattttcgttaactgaaataaaattaaaaattcataagaaatgaaaaactaaaactaaacgaaACGAGCAAAAGTTATTGAAAaactaactgaaataaaataataattatcaaaaataaatattcgTTTTCGTAATTAATAAGCTCTCATCCCGTGGCGGAAAATCTGAACAGGCTTTATaatagaccccttaatcgcctatgtcactgtgacgtcaccgctttagctggaggcaaaacataAGGAAGAACTCATAACAGGCGCGCTAAAAGTTGAGGtcttgactttaaaatgtcgtcttgtgtttttggcaacCAAAATAGaaggaacagcacttttggttcaaaTCAAAAGTTTAACCGTGTCCCGGCAGACATTCCTTCAGAGAAATAAAAAGgacaattgtggttgaatggACGGAGACGATCGCAaataatgctcgtgtttgcagtgcacacttcatatcaggtaaaTTAATCTATGCATCTGTGTTGGTGTGTTGGTcttatctagtacaaatcagcaagtttctgttttataggtgatGATAAGTCAACCGTCAGTGCACTAGctagcttaaatgtta contains:
- the klhl24b gene encoding kelch-like protein 24 translates to MVLILGRRLNREDSGVRESPAVKRKVLEMDSKSLSNHDVFDFSSGPCHSESILQMFNEFRDGRLFTDVVISVEGREFPCHRAVLSACSSYFRAMFCNDHRESREMLVEINGIRAEAMDTFLQYVYTGRAQITTDNVQFLFETSSLFQIATLRDACAKFLEDQLDPCNCLGIQRFAEAHSLKQLASRCRSYALQSFADVALHEEFLDLRKEELEEYLASDDLVTGKEETVFEAVMRWVYFSVDQRRIMLKDLLNHVRLPLLHPNYFVQTVEGDQLIQNAPECYQLLHEARRYHVLGNEMMSPRTRPRRSTGFSEVIVVVGGCERMGGFNLPYTECYDPVTGEWKSLAKLPEFTKSEYAVCALRNDILVSGGRINSRDVWMYNSQLNIWIRVASLNKGRWRHKMAVLLGKVYAVGGYDGQSRLSSVECYDSFSNRWTEVAPMKEAVSSPAVASCVNKLFVIGGGPDDNTCSDKVQCYDPEADTWLLRANIPIAKRCITAVSLNNLIYVSGGLTKSIYCYDPTEDYWMHVVNTFSKQESCGMSVCNGKIYILGGRGENGEASDSILCYDPATGIITGVAAMPRPISYHGCVTIHRYNEKFYHS